Below is a genomic region from Candidatus Thermoplasmatota archaeon.
TCGCACGGCGTCCACTACACGACCGTCGAATGGCACGTGCGCGCGCTCCTGCGGGCCGGGCTCCTCACGGCGCACCGCAACGGCGCGGTCACGGGTTTGTTCGAGAACCACGGCCGATACTCGGCCGACGAGCGCCGGCGGGCGCTTCTCCTTGCCGACGGCACGAACCGGTTTCTCGTCGAACGCCGGATCGCAGACCCGACCGTCCGCGTCGTCGATCTGGCGCGCGAGCTTGGGCTTACAAAAGGCGCCGTGAGCAAGCGCATCGCAAAGCTGCGGGCGGCCGGATTGCCCGGCGCCGCGGGGGCAACCCGACAAACCTTAAAGGCGAGCCCCTCCTACTCCGCCCGATGACCCAGAAGGCCATGGCCACGTTCCGGATCGACGTGACCGATCGGCCCAAGCAGCTCTTCGTGTACCCCGAGCTGTGCGTGGGCTGCCACCTCTGCTCCTACGCGTGCAGCCTCAACAAGTACGGCGTCCTTTCCAAGACGAAGACGGCCATCCGCATCGTGCGCAAGGAAGGGGGCTTCGAGTTCCCGAACTTCTGCATCCAGTGCGAGGACAAGACGTGCATGAAGTTCTGCCCCACCGACGCGCTCGTGTGGAACGCGCGGGTGGGAAGCGTCGACCTCCTCGACGAGCGGTGCATCTCCTGCGGCATCTGCGCGATCAAGTGCGAGTACGACGCCATCTCCTTCGAGAACGCGGAGGTCGTCAAGTGCGACCTCTGCTCGGGCGACCCGCAGTGCGTGAAGTTCTGCCCGACGGACGCGATCCGCTTTGAGGACTCCTCCAACGAGCGCGAGGTCGACCGCGAGCGGGGCGCCCGCGAGCGCATCCCGACCGTCCACGAGCAGCTCGTCCTCACGAAGGACCAGCTCAAGGCCGAGCGCGAACGCGCCAAGGCCGCCGGCGTCGTTTTCGCCGCGCCAAAGGAAGTGGCAAAGCTCCCAAGCCCGGCCGACGAGGCCGCCGCCTCGGGCAAGCCGTACCTGGGCCGGGGTTCCGTCGTCGAGACGGCCGGCCTGCGCGAGGAGCGCTCGCGCGCGGAAGCGCTCCTGCCGACGCTCAAGGGCGTGGACGAGGTCGCGCCCGTCGCCGGCCTCTCGGACATCGAGAGCCGCGTGCACCGCGCGCTCGAGCGCGCAGGCGTGCGCGAGGCCGCGCGCGCCATGACGACGGACGACCTTCTGGCCACCGGCCTCAAGCTCACGCACACGATCGTCGCGTTCTCGCTCCTCGAGATGGAGCGAAAGGGATTCGTCGCCGACGCGGGCGGAAAGCGGTATTTCCTCGTGCGGTAGGGGCTTACATTCCCGCGTAGTCGTCCGGGATCACGGCCCGGGTGACGGGGTCCCATTTCCTGCGGCAGCTTACGCACATGAGGCCGCGGAAGATGGGCGTGACTCGGCCAAAGCCGCAGAATGGGCATCGGTCGGTGAGCCAATACGCGGCGCTCCCCATCGCATAGGTTTCTAACGATCGAACCGGTTCAAATGGCCCGCATTATAGTACTTACGCAATATAAGCCGGTTCCAGAAGTTAAGGCCTGTGCCCGAACCGCCCGTGAGCGGGAGGAGGAACAGGATCTCGTCGTCCGCCCCGACGGCGGTTTCGCGCGCGCGCCCGATCTCGATCGGCGCTCCGTTCACGTAGACGTTGACGTAGGACGAAAGCTCGCCGTCCTCGTACAGATGCTCGGCGAGGCCTGGGTAGCGGGCGACGAGCTCCCGCAGCACGTCCACGAGCCGCGGCGAGCCCACGTCGAGGGCGACCTCGCTTTGGCCCACCGCGTCGCGGAAGGGCCGCACGAACCGGAAGCGGACGCGCACGCACCCGCATCCCCGCGCGCGCTTTATCTACCTGCCGCGCGCGGCGTTTCATGCCTGGTCTAGATTTTCGAGCCACGGTCCAATAGCCATATCCCCCCGGGGAACGCGATCCGGTGTCCGGGAGAACCATGCGCAAAACTCCGATCCTCATTGGCGCGCTCCTGCTCGCGACGGTCCCCATGGGACTTCTCGCGCAGGCGCAAAGCCAGGAGACCGCCGAATCGTGCCGCCCCGCCATGGGCGGCTTGCAGGTCCAAGTGCTCGACGCTTTCACCGCCGAGCCCATCGCCAACGCCCGCGTCGGGCTCTACGGGGACCACGCGAGCCTCGTGATGTCCACGGACGCCGACGGCGTCGCGTACACGCGCGCGCCGCAGGGCCGCTACATGGTCCTCGCAAGCGCCCGCGGATACCACGACGCGCGCACCGACGTGTTCGTCGCCGCGGACGAGATCACCCGCATCCGCCTCGGCCTCGAGGCCGCCCGCGACGGCGACGCGCGCGCCCAGCCCATCTACG
It encodes:
- a CDS encoding 4Fe-4S binding protein; this encodes MTQKAMATFRIDVTDRPKQLFVYPELCVGCHLCSYACSLNKYGVLSKTKTAIRIVRKEGGFEFPNFCIQCEDKTCMKFCPTDALVWNARVGSVDLLDERCISCGICAIKCEYDAISFENAEVVKCDLCSGDPQCVKFCPTDAIRFEDSSNEREVDRERGARERIPTVHEQLVLTKDQLKAERERAKAAGVVFAAPKEVAKLPSPADEAAASGKPYLGRGSVVETAGLREERSRAEALLPTLKGVDEVAPVAGLSDIESRVHRALERAGVREAARAMTTDDLLATGLKLTHTIVAFSLLEMERKGFVADAGGKRYFLVR
- a CDS encoding MoaD/ThiS family protein — protein: MRVRFRFVRPFRDAVGQSEVALDVGSPRLVDVLRELVARYPGLAEHLYEDGELSSYVNVYVNGAPIEIGRARETAVGADDEILFLLPLTGGSGTGLNFWNRLILRKYYNAGHLNRFDR